In Streptomyces sp. NBC_00433, a single genomic region encodes these proteins:
- the uvrB gene encoding excinuclease ABC subunit UvrB, with protein MRPVSDIERTVAPFEVVSPFQPSGDQPAAIDDLERRIRAGEQDVVLLGATGTGKSATTAWMIERLQRPTLVMAPNKTLAAQLANEFRELLPNNAVEYFVSYYDYYQPEAYVPQTDTYIEKDSSINEEVERLRHSATNSLLTRRDVVVVASVSCIYGLGTPQEYIDRMVRLKVGDVIDRDQLLRRFVDIQYTRNDLAFTRGTFRVRGDTVEIFPVYEQLAVRIEMFGDEIEALYTLHPLTGEVITEDEQIYVFPATHYVAGPERMERAIAGIEKELEGQLATMEKQGKLLEAQRLRMRTTYDIEMMRQIGSCSGIENYSRHIDGREQGSAPDTLIDYFPEDFLLVIDESHVTVPQIGAMYEGDASRKRTLVDHGFRLPSALDNRPLKWEEFLTRVGQSVYLSATPGPYELSRGDGVVEQIIRPTGLIDPEVVVKPTEGQIDDLVHEIRLRTEKDERVLVTTLTKKMSEDLTDYLLELGIQVRYLHSDIDTLRRVELLHELRAGEYDVLVGINLLREGLDLPEVSLVAILDADKEGFLRSGTSLIQTIGRAARNVSGQVHMYADRITPGMERAIEETNRRREKQIAYNTERGVDPQPLRKKIAGILDSFAREDADTEELLGSGRQRSRGKAPVPGLSAKPGKRTTGPLPAEELADLIGQLTDQMHSAAAELQFEVAARIRDELGDLKKELRQMREAGMA; from the coding sequence ATGCGGCCCGTATCAGACATCGAACGAACTGTGGCGCCCTTCGAGGTCGTCAGTCCCTTCCAGCCCAGCGGTGACCAGCCCGCGGCCATCGACGACCTGGAGCGGCGGATCCGCGCGGGGGAGCAGGACGTGGTGCTGCTCGGTGCCACCGGCACCGGCAAGTCCGCCACGACGGCCTGGATGATCGAGCGGCTGCAGCGCCCCACCCTGGTGATGGCGCCCAACAAGACCCTCGCGGCACAGCTGGCCAACGAATTCCGCGAGCTGCTGCCGAACAACGCGGTCGAATACTTCGTCTCGTACTACGACTATTACCAGCCCGAGGCGTACGTCCCGCAGACCGACACCTACATCGAGAAGGACTCCTCGATCAACGAGGAGGTGGAGCGGCTCCGGCACTCCGCCACCAATTCCCTGCTGACCAGGCGGGACGTCGTCGTGGTCGCCTCGGTGTCCTGCATCTACGGCCTGGGCACCCCGCAGGAGTACATCGACCGCATGGTGCGGCTCAAGGTCGGCGACGTGATCGACCGCGACCAGCTGCTGCGCCGCTTCGTCGACATCCAGTACACGCGCAACGACCTGGCCTTCACCCGCGGCACCTTCCGGGTGCGCGGCGACACCGTGGAGATCTTCCCGGTCTACGAGCAGCTGGCCGTGCGGATCGAGATGTTCGGCGACGAGATCGAGGCGCTCTACACGCTGCACCCGCTCACCGGCGAGGTCATCACGGAGGACGAGCAGATCTACGTCTTCCCCGCGACGCACTACGTGGCGGGTCCCGAGCGGATGGAGCGGGCCATCGCCGGCATCGAGAAGGAGCTGGAGGGCCAGCTCGCGACGATGGAGAAGCAGGGCAAGCTGCTGGAGGCCCAGCGGCTGCGGATGCGCACCACGTACGACATCGAGATGATGCGGCAGATCGGCAGCTGCTCCGGCATCGAGAACTACTCGCGGCACATCGACGGCCGCGAGCAGGGCAGCGCTCCCGACACCCTCATCGACTACTTCCCCGAGGACTTCCTGCTGGTCATCGACGAGTCGCATGTCACCGTGCCGCAGATCGGCGCGATGTACGAAGGTGACGCGTCCCGCAAGCGCACCCTGGTCGACCACGGCTTCCGGCTGCCGTCCGCGCTGGACAACCGGCCGCTGAAGTGGGAGGAGTTCCTGACCCGGGTCGGCCAGAGCGTCTACCTGTCGGCGACCCCCGGTCCTTACGAGCTGTCCCGCGGCGACGGCGTGGTCGAGCAGATCATCCGCCCGACCGGCCTGATCGACCCGGAGGTCGTGGTCAAGCCCACCGAGGGCCAGATCGACGACCTGGTGCACGAGATCAGGCTGCGCACCGAGAAGGACGAGCGCGTCCTGGTGACCACGCTGACCAAGAAGATGTCCGAGGACCTCACCGACTACCTGCTGGAGCTGGGCATCCAGGTCCGCTATCTGCACAGCGACATCGACACCCTGCGCCGGGTCGAGCTGCTGCACGAGCTGCGGGCCGGGGAGTACGACGTGCTGGTCGGCATCAACCTGCTGCGCGAGGGGCTCGACCTGCCCGAGGTGTCGCTGGTGGCGATCCTGGACGCCGACAAGGAGGGCTTCCTGCGGTCCGGCACCTCGCTGATCCAGACCATCGGCCGCGCGGCCCGGAATGTGTCGGGCCAGGTGCACATGTACGCCGACCGGATCACCCCCGGCATGGAGCGGGCGATCGAGGAGACCAACCGCCGCCGCGAGAAGCAGATCGCGTACAACACCGAGCGCGGGGTCGATCCGCAGCCGCTGCGGAAGAAGATCGCCGGCATCCTGGACTCCTTCGCCCGCGAGGACGCCGACACCGAGGAGCTGCTCGGCTCCGGGCGGCAGCGCTCGCGCGGCAAGGCGCCGGTCCCCGGCCTGTCGGCGAAGCCCGGCAAGCGCACCACGGGCCCGCTGCCGGCCGAGGAACTGGCCGACCTCATCGGGCAGCTGACCGACCAGATGCACTCGGCGGCGGCGGAGCTCCAGTTCGAGGTGGCCGCCAGGATCCGGGACGAACTGGGGGACCTGAAGAAGGAGTTGCGCCAGATGCGGGAGGCGGGAATGGCGTGA
- a CDS encoding tellurium resistance TerZ family protein, giving the protein MTVNMTKGQKISLSKADGGSLTAVRMGLGWKAAPRRGLFGSRTREIDLDASAVLFADKQPVDVVFFRHLTSDDGSVRHTGDNLVGGVGQGGDDESIVVDLSRVPVHVDQIIFTVNSFTGQTFAEVENAFCRLVDETNGQELARYTLTGGGAYTAQIMAKVQRGATGWSMTAIGTPANGRTFQDLIPAILPAL; this is encoded by the coding sequence GTGACGGTCAACATGACCAAGGGCCAGAAGATCAGCCTGAGCAAGGCCGACGGAGGCTCGTTGACGGCGGTCAGGATGGGGCTGGGCTGGAAGGCGGCACCGCGTCGCGGGCTGTTCGGCAGCCGTACCAGGGAGATCGACCTGGACGCCTCCGCGGTGCTCTTCGCCGACAAGCAGCCGGTTGACGTGGTCTTCTTCCGCCACCTCACCAGCGACGACGGCTCCGTCCGGCACACCGGCGACAACCTGGTCGGCGGTGTCGGCCAGGGCGGTGACGACGAGTCGATCGTCGTGGACCTGTCCCGGGTCCCGGTGCACGTCGACCAGATCATCTTCACCGTCAACTCCTTCACCGGCCAGACCTTCGCCGAGGTGGAGAACGCGTTCTGCCGCCTGGTGGACGAGACCAACGGCCAGGAGCTGGCCCGCTACACGCTGACCGGCGGCGGCGCGTACACCGCGCAGATCATGGCGAAGGTGCAGCGCGGCGCGACCGGCTGGTCGATGACGGCGATCGGCAC